Proteins encoded together in one Cicer arietinum cultivar CDC Frontier isolate Library 1 chromosome 4, Cicar.CDCFrontier_v2.0, whole genome shotgun sequence window:
- the LOC101505204 gene encoding 1-aminocyclopropane-1-carboxylate oxidase homolog 1-like, whose amino-acid sequence MEQVLLFGKNGYDRAKEVKEFDETKGGVKGLVDSGIVKFPRFFIHPQESLDTNSTSCLFHVPVIDFTGYEMCSSRRLEIISEIKEASEKWGFFQMVNHGVPVCVMDEMLNVIREFHEQPSEVKKEWYSRDPKVKVRYFSNGDLLVAKAANWRDTILFDFQDGPLNPQAYPLVCREAVSKYMEHIMKLKEILSELMSEALGQKRDYLESIECMKSETVVCHYYPSCPQPELTFGTTKHSDPSSLTILLQDTIGGLQVLHQNQWVNVNPIHGALVANIGDFMQLISNDKFISVEHRVLAGRVGPRVSAACHVYPNTCRKYKPIEEFTSNENPPKYRETNITEYLAHFRSKGLDGIKALPYFRL is encoded by the exons ATGGAACAAGTTTTACTCTTTGGTAAAAATGGCTATGATAGAGCCAAAGAAGTTAAGGAATTTGATGAAACTAAAGGTGGAGTAAAAGGACTAGTAGACTCTGGAATTGTTAAGTTTCCAAGATTCTTTATTCATCCACAAGAATCTCTTGATACAAATTCAACTTCATGTTTATTTCATGTTCCTGTGATTGATTTCACTGGATATGAAATGTGTAGTAGTAGGAGGTTAGAGATAATTAGTGAGATTAAGGAAGCATCAGAAAAATGGGGTTTTTTTCAAATGGTGAATCATGGTGTTCCTGTTTGTGTTATGGATGAAATGTTGAATGTTATAAGAGAATTTCATGAGCAACCTAGTGAGGTGAAGAAGGAATGGTATTCACGTGATCCTAAGGTGAAAGTTAGATACTTTTCTAATGGAGATTTACTTGTTGCTAAAGCTGCTAATTGGAGGGATACTATACTGTTTGATTTTCAAGATGGTCCTCTCAATCCACAAGCCTATCCTTTAGTATGCAG GGAAGCAGTGAGCAAATACATGGAACATATAATGAAACTAAAGGAGATATTATCAGAATTAATGTCGGAGGCATTGGGGCAAAAAAGGGACTATCTTGAAAGTATAGAATGCATGAAAAGTGAAACAGTGGTATGTCACTATTACCCTTCTTGTCCACAACCTGAACTCACATTTGGAACCACAAAACATTCTGACCCATCATCACTAACAATTCTCCTCCAAGATACCATTGGTGGCCTCCAAGTTCTCCATCAAAATCAATGggttaatgttaatccaatacaTGGAGCATTAGTGGCAAACATAGGTGACTTCATGCAG CTTATCAGCAATGACAAGTTCATAAGTGTTGAGCACAGAGTATTGGCTGGACGAGTTGGGCCAAGGGTATCAGCTGCTTGCCACGTGTATCCCAACACGTGTCGAAAATATAAACCTATAGAGGAGTTCACTTCCAATGAAAACCCACCAAAATATAGGGAAACAAATATCACTGAATATCTTGCACATTTTAGATCCAAAGGGCTTGATGGAATTAAAGCCCTCCCTTATTTTAGGCTTTAA
- the LOC101505526 gene encoding uncharacterized protein isoform X2: MNTRYVKQLLRNIYCTKYFLNREEPYRNYMHSVFNRLQLQRSKADKVEKDKLKEEQESCQLSLKSNVKKDDDNYGVSKYSSDEEDSSDSKWKLELAWLTKALEPALQFCRWALPTGDGIGNKPPPNNRSLTEIIAYIQRSKIGIQDWSLSDLTIGLYLIYLRQASTHPFEDIKCIQIAFKILSIILSWLKVLIRIILQFFQGTACFEKGFRLRLVGHSLGGAIASLLAIMIHRKSSKELGFSPNIVSAVGYGTPPCVSKELAESCAGYVTTVVMQDDIIPRLSVASLTRLRNEILQTDWMSVIEKEDWKRCIDLVANAKQVVSSVQDVALKLADYANFRRNKSPSVDPVGKELPIAREAPLPRKAAKENSVVVKIEETKPAVSEELFIPGSVYYLKRNLGSQNNVEKEVFTLLKRQPGEHFQRIILSGNFITDHRCDSHYYALRDVLKGLPWHGEEGIFR; the protein is encoded by the exons ATGAACACCCGTTATGTCAAGCAACTCCTCCGCAATATCT ATTGTACTAAATATTTTCTCAACAGAGAAGAACCATATCGGAACTACATGCATAGCGTTTTTAATCGACTTCAATTGCAAAGGTCTAAAGCAGACAAGGTTGAAAAAGATAAACTTAAAGAAGAGCAAGAAAGTTGTCAGTTATCTCTTAAGTCTAACGTTAAGAAGGACGATGACAATTATGGGGTTAGCAAATACAGTTCTGATGAGGAAGATTCATCAGATAGCAAGTGGAAATTAGAGCTGGCTTGGCTCACTAAGGCTCTCGAACCAGCTCTGCAATTTTGTAGGTGGGCTCTGCCAACAG GAGATGGAATTGGAAACAAACCTCCGCCAAATAATCGATCCCTCACAGAAATAATTGCCTACATCCAACGAAGCAAGATTGGAATCCAGGATTGGAGCTTGAGTGACCTTACAATTGGCTTGTATCTGATCTATCTTCGTCAAGCTTCCACACATCCATTTGAAGATATTAAATGCATCCAGATAGC GTTCAAGATCTTATCTATCATATTGAGTTGGCTAAAGGTGCTTATAAGGATAATCCTGCAGTTCTTTCAAGGAACAGCATGCTTCGAGAAA GGATTTAGGTTAAGACTCGTCGGTCATTCTCTGGGAGGTGCAATAGCTTCTTTATTAGCAATAATGATCCATAGAAAATCATCAAAGGAGCTGGGGTTTAGCCCTAACATTGTATCTGCTGTTGGATATGGAACCCCACCTTGTGTGTCTAAAGAACTTGCTGAAAGCTGTGCCGGATATGTAACAACAGTTGTGATGCAA GATGATATTATACCTAGATTAAGTGTAGCTTCACTAACAAGGCTAAGAAATGAAATTCTTCAAACTGATTG GATGAGTGTCATTGAGAAAGAAGACTGGAAGAGATGCATAGATTTAGTTGCAAATGCAAAGCAGGTTGTGTCTTCTGTGCAAGATGTAGCTCTCAAACTTGCTGATTATGCCAATTTCAGGAGAAACAAAAGTCCATCTG TTGATCCCGTTGGTAAGGAGTTGCCAATTGCGAGAGAAGCACCTTTACCCCGCAAAGCAGCAAAGGAGAATTCAGTTGTTGTAAAAATTGAGGAAACTAAACCTGCAGTATCTGAGGAGTTATTTATACCTGGGAGTGTTTACTATCTAAAGAGAAACTTGGGATCGCAAAATAATGTTGAAAAGGAAGTTTTCACCCTTTTGAAGAGGCAACCTGGGGAGCATTTCCAGAGGATAATCCTCTCCGGGAATTTTATTACAGACCACAGATGTGATAGTCACTATTATGCTTTGAGAGATGTTCTTAAAGGTTTGCCGTGGCATGGCGAGGAAGGTATTTTTCGGTAA
- the LOC101505526 gene encoding uncharacterized protein isoform X1: MNTRYVKQLLRNIYCTKYFLNREEPYRNYMHSVFNRLQLQRSKADKVEKDKLKEEQESCQLSLKSNVKKDDDNYGVSKYSSDEEDSSDSKWKLELAWLTKALEPALQFCRWALPTGDGIGNKPPPNNRSLTEIIAYIQRSKIGIQDWSLSDLTIGLYLIYLRQASTHPFEDIKCIQIASESIVQDLIYHIELAKGAYKDNPAVLSRNSMLRESNVIKFVNNSSVMRPAYYIGVDTRKKLVILGIRGTHALYDLITDIVSSSDGEVTYDGYSTHFGTAESARWFLHHEIGNLRKYLEKYEGFRLRLVGHSLGGAIASLLAIMIHRKSSKELGFSPNIVSAVGYGTPPCVSKELAESCAGYVTTVVMQDDIIPRLSVASLTRLRNEILQTDWMSVIEKEDWKRCIDLVANAKQVVSSVQDVALKLADYANFRRNKSPSVDPVGKELPIAREAPLPRKAAKENSVVVKIEETKPAVSEELFIPGSVYYLKRNLGSQNNVEKEVFTLLKRQPGEHFQRIILSGNFITDHRCDSHYYALRDVLKGLPWHGEEGIFR; the protein is encoded by the exons ATGAACACCCGTTATGTCAAGCAACTCCTCCGCAATATCT ATTGTACTAAATATTTTCTCAACAGAGAAGAACCATATCGGAACTACATGCATAGCGTTTTTAATCGACTTCAATTGCAAAGGTCTAAAGCAGACAAGGTTGAAAAAGATAAACTTAAAGAAGAGCAAGAAAGTTGTCAGTTATCTCTTAAGTCTAACGTTAAGAAGGACGATGACAATTATGGGGTTAGCAAATACAGTTCTGATGAGGAAGATTCATCAGATAGCAAGTGGAAATTAGAGCTGGCTTGGCTCACTAAGGCTCTCGAACCAGCTCTGCAATTTTGTAGGTGGGCTCTGCCAACAG GAGATGGAATTGGAAACAAACCTCCGCCAAATAATCGATCCCTCACAGAAATAATTGCCTACATCCAACGAAGCAAGATTGGAATCCAGGATTGGAGCTTGAGTGACCTTACAATTGGCTTGTATCTGATCTATCTTCGTCAAGCTTCCACACATCCATTTGAAGATATTAAATGCATCCAGATAGCGTCAGAATCAATC GTTCAAGATCTTATCTATCATATTGAGTTGGCTAAAGGTGCTTATAAGGATAATCCTGCAGTTCTTTCAAGGAACAGCATGCTTCGAGAAAGTAATGttataaaatttgttaataacTCTAGTGTAATGAGACCTGCATATTATATAGGGGTTGACACCCGCAAAAAGCTTGTAATTTTGGGCATTCGTGGCACACATGCTTTATACGACCTTATCACTGATATTGTTTCCTCAAGTGATGGTGAAGTCACCTATGACGGCTATTCAACCCACTTTGGGACTGCTGAATCTGCCCGTTGGTTTCTTCATCATGAGATTGGaaacttaagaaaatatttgGAGAAATATGAG GGATTTAGGTTAAGACTCGTCGGTCATTCTCTGGGAGGTGCAATAGCTTCTTTATTAGCAATAATGATCCATAGAAAATCATCAAAGGAGCTGGGGTTTAGCCCTAACATTGTATCTGCTGTTGGATATGGAACCCCACCTTGTGTGTCTAAAGAACTTGCTGAAAGCTGTGCCGGATATGTAACAACAGTTGTGATGCAA GATGATATTATACCTAGATTAAGTGTAGCTTCACTAACAAGGCTAAGAAATGAAATTCTTCAAACTGATTG GATGAGTGTCATTGAGAAAGAAGACTGGAAGAGATGCATAGATTTAGTTGCAAATGCAAAGCAGGTTGTGTCTTCTGTGCAAGATGTAGCTCTCAAACTTGCTGATTATGCCAATTTCAGGAGAAACAAAAGTCCATCTG TTGATCCCGTTGGTAAGGAGTTGCCAATTGCGAGAGAAGCACCTTTACCCCGCAAAGCAGCAAAGGAGAATTCAGTTGTTGTAAAAATTGAGGAAACTAAACCTGCAGTATCTGAGGAGTTATTTATACCTGGGAGTGTTTACTATCTAAAGAGAAACTTGGGATCGCAAAATAATGTTGAAAAGGAAGTTTTCACCCTTTTGAAGAGGCAACCTGGGGAGCATTTCCAGAGGATAATCCTCTCCGGGAATTTTATTACAGACCACAGATGTGATAGTCACTATTATGCTTTGAGAGATGTTCTTAAAGGTTTGCCGTGGCATGGCGAGGAAGGTATTTTTCGGTAA
- the LOC101505857 gene encoding LOB domain-containing protein 14 yields MSGSVSGSPCGACKFLRRKCIRGCVFAPYFCHEQGATHFAAIHKVFGASNVSKLLAHLPLTDRCEAAVTISYEAQARLQDPIYGCVSHIFALQQQVVNLQTQLAYLKEQAEAQTCLLNNEKSTSLNLPQQDLQGWFQMQNSNNYQLGQEFLTNNLSNISSATQYYGNNTLMNVDPTRNYENSGIIEENSSFSSFEESTSNSMSYDMQTNRRTWGFDEVEDLHSVAFGYS; encoded by the exons ATGTCTGGTTCTGTTTCTGGTTCTCCTTGTGGAGCCTGCAAATTCTTGAGAAGAAAATGTATTAGAGGTTGTGTATTTGCACCTTATTTTTGTCATGAACAAGGTGCTACACATTTTGCAGCCATTCATAAAGTGTTTGGTGCAAGCAATGTCTCAAAGCTCCTTGCTCATCTCCCTCTAACTGATCGATGCGAAGCCGCTGTTACAATCTCTTATGAAGCTCAAGCTAGACTTCAAGATCCTATTTATGGCTGTGTTTCCCATATTTTTGCCCTCCAACAACAG gtGGTGAATTTACAAACACAGCTAGCTTATCTGAAAGAACAAGCAGAAGCACAGACTTGTCTCCTCAATAATGAAAAATCTACATCTCTTAATCTCCCACAACAAGATCTTCAAGGTTGGTTCCAGATGCAAAATTCCAATAATTACCAGCTTGGACAAGAATTTCTTACCAATAACTTGTCTAACATTTCATCAGCAACACAATATTATGGAAACAATACTCTCATGAATGTAGACCCTACAAGGAATTATGAAAATTCAGGAATCATAGAAGAAAACAGTTCATTTTCTAGCTTTGAGGAAAGTACTTCAAATTCTATGTCCTATGACATGCAAACAAACAGGAGGACATGGGGATTTGATGAAGTTGAGGATCTACATTCAGTGGCTTTTGGATACAGCTGA